CACACGGTCGATTTGATCGAGCAGTCGGTCTATCACGTGGATAAGAAGAACAAGCCGCAGCTGCTGGCCCACCTGGTCAACGAGCTGCCGATGAGCCGGGCAATCGTGTTCACCCGCACGAAGCACGGGGCCGACCGCGTGGTGACCCACCTGAACAAGGCGGGCATCAAGGCCGAAGCGATCCACGGCAACAAGAGCCAGAACGCGCGTCAGCGGGCGCTGGCGGGCTTCAAGGTCGGCAAGACGCCGGTCCTGGTCGCCACCGACATCGCCAGCCGTGGCATCGATGTGGACGACGTATCGCACGTGGTGAATTACGATTTGACGCACGAGCCCGAGACGTACGTGCACCGCATCGGCCGAACCGGCCGTAACGGTGCCAAGGGCGCCGCCGTCAGCTTCTGCGACGCCGAAGAGCGTTCGAACCTTCGCGGGATTGAACGGCTGATCCGCAAGCAGATTCCCGTGAAGAACGATCACCCGACCTACACCGCCGTGGTGCAGGTGCAGCATGAACGCAGCGAGCGCGACGAGCGCCCAGAGCGTTCGGACCGCGACCGTGGTGGTGACCGTGGTCACCGCTCGTTCGGCGGTAGCGATCGCCGGCAGGCGTCGTCGCGCGAGGGTGAGGGGAACGGCTTCGGTGGCAACCGGTCGCAACCGGCCGCCCCGCGTAACCATGCTCCGATCCCCCAGCGGCCGCCGCACAGCCATGCTCCGCGGAACGTGGCTACGCCCAAGTTTACCAGCGGTCGCCCCGCGGCCGGTGGTGGCGCCGGTGCCCAACGCACGGGTCAGCAGAAGCGCTTCGGCGCCGCTGCGGGTCCTAAGCGTTCGGGTGGCTTTGCGAAACGTGCCGCACGTTAAGCTACAACGCCGTATCTGACATCATTTTAGTAGACGCCCCGTGCCACTCGCACGGGGCGTTCTTGTTTGTCGCTCGCGGTTTCCTGACCAGAGGTTCCTCGGTTACAGCAGATCGTGGTCCGCGAAACCGCAAGCGAGCAACGGAATGAACTTGTCTCTCATTATAACCGATGTAATAATGACCAGAGGAGTCTAACCATGGCTATTACCGTCAAACTCACCACCGTCGGCAACTCGACCGGAATCGTCCTGCCGAAGGAACTGCTGGAAAAGCTCCGCGTGCAGAAGGGCGACACGCTGCACGTTCTGGAGACCCCCAACGGCATCGAACTGACCAGTTTCGACCCTGAGTTCGCCCGTCAGATGGACGTGGCGGAAAAGGTGATGCGGCGGCGGCGGAACCTTCTCAAGAAACTGGCGGAGTAGGCCATGGACGACCCAATCTGGATCAGTCAGGAATTGGCTTTGGCCATTCACAAGAGACAGCTCGCCGAGCATGGTGGGCTGGACGGTGTGCGCGACCTGGGCCTGCTGCAGTCCGCCATCGCGCGGCCGCGCCACCTGTTCGCTTACAACGACCCGACGCCCGAGCTACCTGCGCTGGCTGCGTCGTATGCGTTTGGCATTGCGCGCAACCACCCGTTCATCGACGGCAACAAGCGCACGGCCGCGGTCGTGTGCGAAACGTTCTTGGAGTTGAACGGGTTGCAGATCGAGGCAACGGACTTGGAGATGTATCCCGTCTTCCTCGACCTGGCCGCCGGTACCGTAAGTGAGGAACAACTGACCGCTTGGCTCGTCGCTCATGTGCGCCGCACGGACGTGGAGTAACCCTACATAGCGGTGGGCTTGCCCACCGTCTTCCGTCGCGCATTATGAATCTGTGGTTCGGACGGTTTCCCCCCGGCAAGCCGGGGGCAAAGTGAAGAAGCTTCAGTCCAACGACCGTCCGAACCTTTCACGCGTCGTGAAACTTCAATCGTCTCGTTTCTTCCGCCCGAAGAACACCCTAAAGTAAGTCGCATGGCCAAGCTGTCGTTCAACATCGATCCGGTCATTGAGGGCAAGGCCCGCTTAACCGACGCGCAAGCGCTGGAGCTGCACCACAACGCGTCGCTGCACGATTTGGGCCAATGGGCCCATGCGACCGCGCTTCGGATGCATCCGGAGGATTACCGCACGTACGTGATTGACCGGAACATCAACTACACGAACGTCTGCACTGCCAAGTGCACGTTCTGCGCGTTCCGCCGCGACCACGACGACAGCGATGCCTACACACTCTCGTTCGACACCATCGGCGAGAAGATCAAAGAACTAGTCGCGATCAACGGCACGCAGATCCTCATGCAAGGCGGCATGAACGACCGCCTGCCGATCGAGTGGTACGAGGAGTTGCTGCGCTACATCAAGACGAACTTCCCGACCGTTCACATTCACGCGTTCAGCCCGCCGGAGTTTGTGGAGTTCGAACGGTTCTTCGGCCTGGACGTGCGCGACATCATCCGCCGCTTCAAGGCCGCGGGACTCGCGACGATTCCGGGTGGCGGCGGTGAGATCTTCAATCCGCGCGTCCGGCGGCGCATCGGCATTGGCAAGTGCTCTGGTGACGACTGGCTGCGCGTGATGCGCGTGGCACACGAGGAAGGCCTGAACACCAGCGCCACGATGCTCATCGGCCACATCGAGTTCGCCCGCGAGCGCGTCGAGCACATGGCCGCGCTGCGCGACATGCAGGACTACGCGCTATATAGCCGTCGGCTTGCCGGTGGTCTTCGTGGCGTTCCAAAGCAAGACCACCGGCAAGCCGGCGGCTATGTGCAGGTGATCGATGCCATCCGACAGCGCTGGCCCGGCGTGTTCGCATCATCACAACTGACCCCGGAGAACGGACGACTGGCCAACGCCGGCTCCTACACCGCCTTCATCCACTGGCCGTTCCAGCGCGAGAACACCCCGCTCGGCCGCGCGAAGGAATGGACCGAGGCAGCCTACGGTCCGTTCGACGAAAGCACGAACGACGACGTCCTGCGCGGCCGCGTCGTGCGCATGGCCGGGGCGGACGAATACCTGCGCACGCTGGCGATCGCCCGGCTGTACCTCGACAACTTCCCGTCGCTGCAAAGCAGTTGGGTAACGATGGGCCCGAAGATCGGGCAGCTGGCGCTCTTCTTCGGCGCCAACGACATGGGCAGCGTAATGATGGAGGAAAACGTCGTCAGCGCCGCCGGCACGACCTACCGCCTGGAGGCGCGCGAGATCTGCCGTCTCATCCGCGACGCCGGCTGGGTGCCCGCCCAGCGCGACCAGTACTACCACGTGCTGGCCCGCCACGATGGGCCGGATTCCCCCGACCTCCAACCACGGCCAGACGTGCCGACGCGCAACGTGCGCAAGATCGACAACCAGTTCATCGGCGCCGCGCCGGGGCTGGACGACGGCGCCGATCGCAGCGTGAAGCTTCAGCTGCCGATTCTGGGTGAAGCGGCGCGATAACGCGTCGGGTCCGGTCCCTCTCCCATGTACTCATGGGAGAGGCTAGGTGAGGGTGATTTCGAACTGCTGATGACTCTCGTAAGAACAAAATCACCCTCACCTAGCCTCTCCCGGAGTACCGGGAGAGGGACCGGAAGAGCCTCGTCCGGCTGAACAACACGTTCCAAGGAAGACCAAGGGGGTCGCAGTCGCAGAGCGGACGTGCGGCGGCTCCTCGTCCGCGTCTATTCCATCATCGCCCACCCGAATATTTTCCCCGCGCACGTCGCCAAACACGGGGCATAATGAGTGAATCGACGGCGCGCGACCACGCCGCCCGCAACCTGCCCGACTCCTCGATCCAACGAAGGAGGCGACCGACAACCCACCACAATCGCACGGCGACGCCGTGGCACCGGAACGTGATTCTCCGTCAACGCGGTCTGCACCCTTGCCCCCACACCCCTGGAGGTTGACATGAGTCGCTCGCTGTACGCCCACCCGGTCTTTCGTCTCATCATCGATCACAATCCGTTCTTCCTGCTGAGCGCCGTCAGCATGCTGGTCGCGTGCCGTCTGTTGCTGGACGCGATGGCGCTGCTGCCGGGCGAGTTCGGCAAGCTGCTGATGCTGATCGCGACGCTGAACGTGTACGAGCTGCTGCTGATCGGCCTGGCGATGCTGCTGCTGTCGCGGCCGGCGTGCTTTCGGGACGTGCGCATCCTGCTGATCCTTGAGGCGCTGTTCCTCGTCGACGTGACGTTCCTCAACAGCGAGCTGTACTCGGCCAATTTAACGGCCGGCATCGCGACCAACGTCGCGCTGTTTGGGCTGGCGGCGCTGAAGGTCGGCGCGGTGCGGCGAATCGCCAACCTTGGTGATGGTCGCACGATCGCGTTCATCCTCGGCACGATCGCGCTGTTGCTGTTCATTCCGGGCGTGCTGGCGCATTGGGAGAAGGCCCAGGATGGCGCGATCACCGCGCGCACGCTGTATGGGTTCTGGTGGCTCGCCGGCGCGATCCCGGTCGCCGGGGCGTTCCTGCTGCCGCACGGTATTGCGCGGGGCGGTGACCCGTGGGACGTCGCGGTGCGGCTGGCGTTCGTCGGGCTTCCGTTCGTTTCGGTGATGGCGCACCTTTGCGGCGCCAGCTGGGTCTACGACACCGGCTTTACGGTCGCGAACATTGCCCCGGTGCTGCTGGGCGTGGCGGTCGCCGCGCCGCGCGTGCTGGGCCTCTCTTATGCTGAACCGGCGCGACTGCTGCTGCCGGTGCTGGCGATCATCTTGTCAGCGGCCACGATCAAATCAGGGGCGGGTGGCTGGATCGACCTGAACCGATTCTCGCCACTGCACTTTGCGACGGTGTCGGCCGGGCTGGTCTACCTGTGGCATGCCTGGGAATTTCGCCGGCCGGTCTTGGCGGCGATGGTGTGCGGCGCAGCGACCCTCTACCTGCTGAAGCGTCTGCCGCGCGACGTCTGGCGGGCGCTGGAGCAGTTTGTGCTCGACGTGATCAACGTTGCCGCCGGGCTATTGCCGCGCACCGCGATGCAGTGGGGCCTCGTGACGCTCTTCGGCGCATTCGCGCTGCTGGGGGTCGGTTTGGCCGTCAGCTTGAAAAAGCCACCAATGCAGCCGCAACCGGTGCCGGAAAAATAGGCGTTTTGCAGGGTCATTGGCACCTTGAGAATCGTGGGCGTCAGCCGATAAGAAGGCAGGACGCAGGCTGAAACCGATCTCAACCGAACTTCTTGCCCGTAAAAGAGATGGGCGCAGGTGCCGATGTGCTGGAAAGGTGGGGAAGGGTGGCTTGTCATCCCCCGCGCAACGGTTTAGAATTTGGGCATACTGCTCGCTGACACTGGTCGGCGGGCGCGGGTCGCCCGTGCGGATGGGTCCTGACCCGTAAGGTGTTGTGACTAACGCTGCCGGTGGACCGCTCGCAAGCGCCCAAGAGGCTTGGCGAGCGGATCGGCAGTGACGAGATCGTGGTTTACCGCGGAGTTCTCCCGTGCAGGTCCTTGTCTTCATCCTCACCCTGGCCGCCGTTGTTGCGGTGTTTCGAGTGATCGTGACGGCTTGGCCCGACGTTGCCCGCCGACTTGCGCAACTGCCCACCCTTGGGCTCCAGCGACTGCAAGTTTTCGCGAACACGCCCGTTGCACAGTCAAGGCCGCTGACCGTTCTGGCCAGCATTCGACCTTGTCGAGCTCCGCCCACACTCCGGCTACGGCCAGTCCGTCTCGATCGTTTTAGCGATTTACGCTGAAGCGGTCCGAGGTCGATGCTGCGCCGACCGAGCCGTCGTCACCCCACCTTTCCCCGATCCGCAAGAGACGTAACGTGCTGCGCGCAATGGCCATATGGGCCGCGCGCGAGCCCGATGGGGAATTGACATCATGGAATGGTTCATCGGTGGTTTGATCGGCGCGGTTCTTGGCGCCGGAGCGTTATTCGGGTTCCTGGTTTTCACGGCCAACAACATCGTCCGCCGGGCGAAGGAAGAATCGCAGCGCCTGAAGGACGCCGCCGTCCGCGAGGGTGAGACGCGTGCAAAGGAGACCGAACTCACCGCCCGTCAGGACGCGCTGAAGCGCAAGGAACAGTCGGAAAAGGAACTGGAGTCGGAACGCAACGAGCTGAAGGCCCTGGAACAACGGCTGACCAAGCGCGAGGACACGCTGGATCGCAAGCTCGATACGCTGTCGATGAAGGAGCGCAACCTCACCGATCTGGAAGGTCGCCTCGCCGGCCGCGAGAAGGTGCTGGTTCAGAAGGAGACCGACCTGACGACCGTGCTGAAAGAGCAGCGGGACCGGCTGTTGCAGATGACCGGCATGTCCCCCGAGCAGGCCCGCGAGATGCTGCTGCGGCGCATCGAGGACGAGTGCAAGCAGGAGGCCGGCGAGATCATCCAGAAGGCCACCGAGCACGCGCAGGAAGAGGCCAAGGAAAAGAGCCGGCAGATCATCATCCAAGCCATCCAGCGCTACGCCGCCGAGCAGACCAGCGACCACACGGTGAGCACGGTCGTCATTCCGTCCGACGACATGAAGGGCCGCGTGATCGGCCGCGAAGGGCGCAACATCCGCTCGTTCGAGAAGGCGACCGGCGTCGACGTGATCATCGACGACACGCCGGGCCTGGTGGTCGTCAGCTGCTTCGATCCCGTCCGTCGTGAGGTGGCGCGCATCAGCCTTGAAAAGCTGGTGCAGGATGGCCGCATTCACCCGGCCCGCATCGAGGAGATCGTCGCCAGCACCAACAAGGAGATGGACGACGAGCTGATCCGCATCGGCAAGGAAGCGGTGCAGGAAGCGAATTTGCCGAACATCGCCAAACCGATCATTCCCATGCTGGGCCGGCTGGGCTACCGCACGAGCTATGGGCAGAACGTGCTGAAGCATAGCCTCGAAGTGGCCTACCTCGCGCAGGTGATGGCCAGCGAGCTGGGCCTTGACGGCGTGCTCGCCCGCCGATGCGGGTTGCTGCACGACATTGGTAAAGCGATGGACCATGAAACCGAAGGCGGTCACCCGCAGATCGGCATGGAGTTTTTGCGCAAGTTCAACGAGAGCGAGGCCGTGCTGAACGCGACGATCGGCCACCACGGCGACGTGCCGGCGACCACGCCGTACACCCCGATCATCATGGCCGCCGACGCCATCAGCGCCAGCCGCCCGGGCGCGCGGCGCGAGTCGCTCGAGCGCTACATCAAGCGCCTGCAGGACCTGGAAGGCATTGCGCTCGAGTTCGAGGGCGTCCGGCAGGCCTACGCCATTCAGGCCGGCCGCGAGGTGCGCGTGATCGTCGACGCCAAGCTGGTCGACGACCGCGTGAGCGCCAAGCTCGCCCGCGACATCGCCAAGAAGATCGAGAGCGAGATGCAGTACCCCGGCGAGATCAAGGTCACGCTGATCCGCGAGCTGCGCAGCGTGGAGTACGCTCGGTGAGGCGCTAGCTACCAACGCATCCAAACATCTAAAGCGGGACAGGCAATCGCGTCTGTCCCGCTCTTTTTTGCTAAGGGAAAGCGTAGGCCAACCGCTCCGTCAGTGGCCCGTTCGTTGCTCTGCCATTGGATGGAGGCAACGCATGGTGCGCACGAAGAGCGGTGTGGATGAGATTCGTAGGATCGCCCGTGAAAAGTTTGGATTCGAATCGCTGCGACACGGGCAGGAAGACGTGATCAAGCTTGTTCTAGAAGGGCGGGACGTGCTGTCGATCATGCCGACCGGGTCGGGGAAGAGCGCCGTCTACCAGATCGCCGGGCTGTTGATCGATGGGCCGACGGTGGTCATCTCGCCGTTGATTGCGCTGCAGAAGGACCAAGTCGAGTCGATCGAAGAAAAGGACGTCGCCGAGGCGGCGGTCGTCAATTCCACCGTGCGCGTCGGCGAGCGCCGCGAGGCATTTGCGATGCTTCGCGAGGGGGAACTGGAATACCTCTTCCTGGCCCCCGAACAGCTGGCCAATCCCGACACCATGGCGCATCTGAAGGCCAACCCGCCATCGCTGTTGGTGGTGGACGAGGCGCACTGCGTGAGCGAATGGGGGCACGACTTCCGTCCTGAGTATGGCCGCATCGGCAAGTTGATCGAGGCGCTCGATCGGCGGCCGGTCATCCTCGCCTTAACCGCGACGGCGGCGCCGAACGTGCGCGAGCAGATCCTCGACCGGCTCGACATGCGCGACGCTCGCACGATCGTCTGGGGTTTTGATCGGCCGAATATTCATCTGTCCGTCGAGCATTGTCCGGATCTGGAGACGAAGCGGCGCATCGTTGCCGACCGCGTGAAGGACCTGCCCAAGCCGGGCCTCGTGTACGTCGGCACGCACGCGCACGCCGAGGAGATCGCCGAGGACCTGCGCAAGGAGAACATCGCTGTCGACGCGTACCACGGCGGACTGAAGAAGGCCGAGCGCGAGGCCGTGCAGGACCGCTACATGAACCGCGGCAGCCAGGTGATCGTCGCCACCAACGCGTTCGGCATGGGCGTGGACAAGGCTGACGTGCGTTTCGTGGTGCACTACGACGTGCCGGAATCGATCGACAGCTACTTCCAGGAGATCGGCCGCGCCGGTCGCGATGGTGAACCGGCGACGGCGATCCTGCTCTATCGCCCGGAAGACATCGGCAGCCGCAAGGGACAGACGGCCGGTGGGAAGCTTTCTGAAGACCAGGCGCAGCAGGTCGCCGACGCGATCGCCGCCAACGGAAAGAAGCCGATCGACCTCGAGCAACTGCACGAGCAGACCGACGTGCCCGCCTCCAAGGTGGAGGCGGCGGTGCACCGGTTGGAAGAGTTAGGCGTGGTAGCGATCGACGAGGACGGCGACGTCGCTGCCGCGGCGTCGAAAAAGAAACTCGAAGCCGCCGGTGAACAGGCTGCCGCGGCGCATGAAGCGCACCGACAGTATCGCCTGGGTCGCCTGGAGATCATGAAGGACTACGCCGAGACCGGCGAGTGCCGACGGCAGTACCTGCTGCGCTACTTCGGTGAAAACCTGCCCGAGCCGTGCGGCCACTGCGACAACTGCGAGGAAGGCGTGGTCGCCGAGCACCAACGACAGGCGGCGACGCACCCGTTCGGCATCAAGTCGCGCGTGCTGCACAAGAAGTGGGGCGAGGGCACCGTGATGCGCTACGAGGACGACAAGATCGTCATCCTGTTCGACAAAGAAGGCTACAAGAGCGTCGTCACGCAGTTTGTCATTGATAACGACCTGCTGAAGTCGCAGGGATGAACAGTCGCTGCCTGATGCCTGGTCGTCGGAGCGCCAAATGCACGCGTCGCCCAAAGATGCGAACTGCACGGCTGCTGCAGCCCCTAATGGCCCGCGGTTTGCGAGCTGTACCGCGGACATTTAACGGAGGTTCGAATGAACGAATTACGTACACTTCCCGAACGTGCCGGCGCAATCGGAATTGCTTTCCTCGTTTGGCTTTTCGGCGGTGGCTTGGGTCTGGCGCTTATCGTCTTCCTGGTCTTGAAGATGCTGTAGCACCGGCGAACGCAGCAAAGGCCAAGATCATTCTCCGCCCTCTCCCGAATCATCGAGGGGAGGGCCGCTGCTTTGGCATCCCCTCAACTGGCCCTGGCGAATTAACGCGACTTCGTGCAAGCAGGCTCTGCCGCATGGTAGGCTGTCGCGTGCATGGAGCCATCCGCAGCCGATCGAACTTGGGCCGACGCGTTGCGCCGTCGCCCGGCGGTGTTGGTGGCGGTCGCGCTCATGGCCGGCATCGCATGCCATGCAAGGCTGCCGCACCAGCCGTTGTTGTGGATCACGGCAACTCTCCTGTTCCTCGCGACAAGTTGGCGATGGGTGCGACAGCCCACGGCCGCTGCGCTGTTGCTCGCAGCGGTGTTTTCTGCCGGCGCGGCGCTCGCGCAGTTCCGCGCGTTCTACTGGACCATCTCTGACATCGCACTCTACACGTCGGAACAGCAGCGGCTGGCGCAATTGGAGCTGCGCATCATCGACCCGCCACGCATTCTCGTCGGCCCGCCGACCGCCATGCGGCCCATTCCACCGAAGCAGGTAACGCGGGCGCAGGTGCTTCGCGTGAAGACGTGGGACGGCTGGCGCGATACCACCGGCGGCGCGCTCGTGCAGATCGAGGAACCGCACCCGCGCCTGCACGTCGGCCAGACCGTCCGCGTGCTGGGCCGCCTGCAACGCCCAGCGCCGGCGGCCAATCCGGGGCAGTTCGATTGGGCCGACTACTACCGCCAGCAGCGCATCCTTACCTCCATCACCATCCCACGCGCCAGCAACATCGCGATTATCGATGAAGGATCGCCCTCGCTGCTCGACCGGTTGCGCGCCAGCGTGCGCGAACTGCTGGCCGCCGGTTTCACGCCGTCGCAGTCGATCGACCACGCGCTGCTGCGCGCGTTGCTCGTGGGCGACCCCGATCCGGAACTGCGTGACATCCAAGACCAATTCAAACGCACCGGCACCAGCCATCACCTGTCGATCAGCGGCCTGCACGTCGCCGTGCTCGGCGGGTTCGTCTTCCTGATCTGTCGGCTCGCGCGACTGCGCCCGCGCACGACGGCGACGGTCACGCTCGCGTTTGTCGTGCTCTACGGCATCGTCGCGCTGCCGTCGCCACCGGTGGTGCGGTCGGTGCTGCTGTGCGCGATGTTCGCCGCCGGCCTGCTCAGCGGGCGCAGCGTGGATGCGGTGCAGCTGCTGTCGATCACCGCGATCGTCATGCTGATCTATCATCCCTTGGACCTGTTCACGCCCGGCTTTCAACTCAGCTTCGGCACCGTGCTGGGACTGTTCCTGCTGACGCCGGCGTTCACGAAGCTGATGCAGAGCTTTCGCGACCGCGACCTGATGCTGGCGCCCAAGCAACCTGGCCGCATAGCAGCGGCAGGGCGGTGGGCCGACAGCCAGATGTTCGCGGCCATCGTGACGGGCATCGTCGCGTGGCTGGTCAGCATGCCGCTGATCGCGTGGCACTTCGGGCAAGTCAACCCATGGGCGATCGTTGGCAGCATCGCGCTGGCGCTGCCGGTCTTCGCGGCGCTCATCTGCGGCTTGTTGAAGGTCGTGTTGACGATCGCCTGGCCCGGCGCCGCTGAAGTGTGGGCCACAATCGCGGCGTGGCCGATCGCGCTGATGCGCCAGATGCTGACGTGGCTCGATGCGATGCCCGGTGCCAGTGTGCCGCTTCCCGCACCGCCGCCGTATTTGCTGGCGTTGTGTTACACGTTGCTGCTGGCGTCGGTCTTCCTGCGGGCGCGATCCGGACTGCGATGGACGCTGATTACGCTGGCGATCGTCTCGTACCTCGCCATCCTCGCGCTGCCCGTGCGGCAGGCGGTGATGCAGCGCGTCGCAGCGGGCGACGACCTGCGCGTTACGCTGCTCTACGTGGGCGCCGGCCAATGTGCTGTCATTGAACCGCCCGGCGGGCGCACGATGGTGGTGGATGCAGGTAGTACCTCGCTATCCGATTTGTGGCGCAAGTGCCTCGGCCCGTTCCTGCACGCGGCCGGCAAGACGTCGCTCGACACCGTCCTCATCACCCACGGCGACGCCGACCATACCAGCGCGGTCGCGGACGTCGTCAGCGTGTACGGTGTGCGCGAGGTGCTGGCCGGGGCGTATCTTGCGCCCAACGCCGTTGGAGATTCCGCGGCCGAGGGGGTGCTGGCGTCGTTGGATGATCTGGACCGCCCGCCGCGCATCGTGTCGCCGGGCGATGTGTTGCCGCTCGGGCGGCAGACGCGCGTCGAGATCCTCTGGCCGCGCGAGGGCATGGCATTACAGGACAACGACAGCGGCGTTGTAATGAAGCTGTCGCACGCCGGCCGGACGATCCTGTTCCCCGCCGACATCGAGGACGCCGCGATGGCGGAACTGCTGAAGCAGCCGGCGTCGCTGAAGGCCGACGTGCTGATCGCCGCCCATCATGGCAGCAGCGAGAAACTGACGGCCGCGTTCGTGACGGCGGTCGACCCGAGCGCGATCCTCAGCAGTAACGACCGCACGCTGACGCACAAGCAAAGAACGTTCGAAACGCTCATCGGTGATCGGCCGCTGTACCGCACGCACCACTGCGGCGCGATCACGGTAACGATCGGCGGCGACGGTTCGCTGCGCGTCGAGCCGTTTCAACAGACCGGCGCCGCGCCACCAGCGCTCACGCTGCCGGCGATTCGATAGGCAGGTCCGACCGTGGCATGGGCGTCTCGCCCTTGCATGTGGACTGAATGAGCGAGTGAATTAGTGGCCGCCCGCTTCCATCGCGCAGCAGCAACTAATTCAATCTCTCGTCTTCATCACGAGCATGGGCGAGACGCCCATGCCACGGCCGGAACGGCCGTCCCTCTACTCAGCCCTCACCTCTGGCCTGCCCCAGATCCGTCGCGCCGCGGAGACGAGGACGATCGCGGTGCAGGTGAGCATGATGACGATCAGCGTCGTCTGCAGCGCGCTGTTGAACAGGATCGTCCCATTTCGGGTGCCGGCGGCCTTGGACATTTGCGTCATGAATCCGTTCACCTGCGCGTGGCCCAGCACGAAGGCGGCCGTGGTGGTGGTCGTCAGCACGAGCAGCATCGGGCAGATCGTTACCCAGAGGTAGCGGCGCTTGCCGATGTTGGCCAGATAAGCGCTGAGGATCGCCAGCGCGATGACGGCCAGCATCTGGTTGGCCACGCCAAACATGCCCCAGATGGTGGCGAAGTTGTCGCTGCCGAGGAAGTAGGCCCAGCCGCAGACCATTAGCGCCGTGGCGATCACGGCGCTGGGCCACCAGTCGGTCTGGCCGAACTTCGGGTGGATCAGTTTCCCGCCGATCTCCTGAATCAGGAACCGGCCGACGCGCGTGCCGGTGTCGATCGTGGTCAGGATGAACAGGGCCTCGAACATGATCGCGAAGTGGTACCAGTACTTCCAAAGCCCCTCGACGAACGCCTGGCTGCCGCCCGC
This genomic window from Tepidisphaeraceae bacterium contains:
- a CDS encoding ComEC/Rec2 family competence protein; its protein translation is MEPSAADRTWADALRRRPAVLVAVALMAGIACHARLPHQPLLWITATLLFLATSWRWVRQPTAAALLLAAVFSAGAALAQFRAFYWTISDIALYTSEQQRLAQLELRIIDPPRILVGPPTAMRPIPPKQVTRAQVLRVKTWDGWRDTTGGALVQIEEPHPRLHVGQTVRVLGRLQRPAPAANPGQFDWADYYRQQRILTSITIPRASNIAIIDEGSPSLLDRLRASVRELLAAGFTPSQSIDHALLRALLVGDPDPELRDIQDQFKRTGTSHHLSISGLHVAVLGGFVFLICRLARLRPRTTATVTLAFVVLYGIVALPSPPVVRSVLLCAMFAAGLLSGRSVDAVQLLSITAIVMLIYHPLDLFTPGFQLSFGTVLGLFLLTPAFTKLMQSFRDRDLMLAPKQPGRIAAAGRWADSQMFAAIVTGIVAWLVSMPLIAWHFGQVNPWAIVGSIALALPVFAALICGLLKVVLTIAWPGAAEVWATIAAWPIALMRQMLTWLDAMPGASVPLPAPPPYLLALCYTLLLASVFLRARSGLRWTLITLAIVSYLAILALPVRQAVMQRVAAGDDLRVTLLYVGAGQCAVIEPPGGRTMVVDAGSTSLSDLWRKCLGPFLHAAGKTSLDTVLITHGDADHTSAVADVVSVYGVREVLAGAYLAPNAVGDSAAEGVLASLDDLDRPPRIVSPGDVLPLGRQTRVEILWPREGMALQDNDSGVVMKLSHAGRTILFPADIEDAAMAELLKQPASLKADVLIAAHHGSSEKLTAAFVTAVDPSAILSSNDRTLTHKQRTFETLIGDRPLYRTHHCGAITVTIGGDGSLRVEPFQQTGAAPPALTLPAIR